A stretch of DNA from Bacillota bacterium:
GACCAGTTATAGGGGTAAGTAGACACACATTCCTGGACGGTGCGTGTCTCGGTTGTATTCACCCCGGAACGCGGCAACTCTACAGCCAGGAGTTGCAGATGGCCAGGCTGCTCGGCTGGCCCCTGGGGACCGTCATCGAAAGACTGGCTACTGATGAACCGCTGTCCCCGCAGGATCTCCGCATGCTGGGGGAGCACCTGGGATTAGGTAAGGGCTTGGAATTCCGGGAAGGCAAGCCTTTGAGGGTCTTCTGGGCAGAAGATGTCTGTGGAAAAATCGACCTGCCCGTCGAGACCGCCGCCCAGAGCCCCTCCGGATCGGCTGCGTTCGTGTCCACTTTAGCCGGCGCCCTCGCCGCCGGTGAACTGCTCAAAGATGCGACCGGCATGGTGCCGCTTGACAACGAGTTCAGAATGCAGGTGTTCCAGGGACCCACGAATGCTTTCCCTCGGAAACGCCCTAAGGATCCGAAGTGCCGGTGCTTCTGTTCTGAAGACGCAATGCGGCTTGCTTACCTGGAGATCCACAGCCGCCGGGAGGCAGTCCCTTGACTGAGTTGCAGCGGGCCCTCTCGCTCCTAGGATTTATGAGAGAGGACGAGGCGGAACACCACCTCCACGAGCTTGCGGGTCCAGGCGCGTACACAGCCGACGAGGCCAGGGCCCTCTGGACCGCTTCCCACCAGGCCCTTCGACATGTCCATACTTCACCAGGCATTCCAGAACTCACTGACCTCCCGCCCGAGGCGTGGGACCACCTCCTTCAGATCCACCAGCATGAGAGCTTCGCGCTCCTTGTTGCCGACCTCACGTGGTCCGTCCGGCTGGTAGAGATAGATCCGCTCCTAAGTGTTGCCATCGACGTATTTGTCGCGCGGGTCGAAGAGTGGACCCGGCGCCTATCCGGTGGAGACCCGTGTACATTACTCGATGCTTTCCTGCCTCGCAAAGCCGCGCCGTTCCTGATCATGACGGGACCGTCACTGGCCTTTGCCGTACACACCGATCTCGGGGCGAGCTGGGCACATGATGTCAGAAAGGGCCCACTTCCCTCGATACTCAAACCTCCGCTACCCGTCCGCGTCGTGGAGATTGCAGGATCTTACTATTTGATGGACGGGTACCACCGGGCAGTCGCCCTCAGGCGACTTGGCCACACCCACATACCGGCGCTGGTGCTACATGACTGCAATTGGTCCTTCCTGCGACACACGCCACGGAGGCGTATGTTCCAACCCGCCCCATTCGCGTCACCCAACCCGCCATGCGTCGGTCACTTCCTGACGCCCGCAGCAGTCGAAACGCGCGCCGCTCCCTGTGTGCGGGTCATGACCATTCGCGTGGAATCCTTCATCGCGCCGATCGCTGACATCTGGACGGGGAATACGACGCCGTAACGATGCTCGGGGTGGGCGAAAACGGTCGCTGACCTCGCCTAGGCGCGTGCCGAAGGCTCGCTAGCGTCCAAAAGACGTGCACCACCGGCCTCCAGACGCGCGCCGCCCATGCTTACCACGTCGTAGAGATGTCGACCACGTTGTCTCACCAAGCCACAATCATTTCTGTCTCCCCTCTGGAGTCATTGAACGCTAACATCCCCTTTCCAACCAACCCAACACATTTTAGCCGCAGTCGAGGTCCCGCCCTAGTCCCAGGGCATAAAGGGGAACACTGTACCGCCGCCTCAGCCTGAAGATGCTCGCATTTCTCATAACCTGGTGGGGCTGATCTCACAGTT
This window harbors:
- a CDS encoding ParB/RepB/Spo0J family partition protein, coding for MTELQRALSLLGFMREDEAEHHLHELAGPGAYTADEARALWTASHQALRHVHTSPGIPELTDLPPEAWDHLLQIHQHESFALLVADLTWSVRLVEIDPLLSVAIDVFVARVEEWTRRLSGGDPCTLLDAFLPRKAAPFLIMTGPSLAFAVHTDLGASWAHDVRKGPLPSILKPPLPVRVVEIAGSYYLMDGYHRAVALRRLGHTHIPALVLHDCNWSFLRHTPRRRMFQPAPFASPNPPCVGHFLTPAAVETRAAPCVRVMTIRVESFIAPIADIWTGNTTP